A genomic window from Motilibacter aurantiacus includes:
- a CDS encoding aspartate kinase: MGLVVQKYGGSSVADAESVKRVAQRIAATKRAGNDVVVVVSAMGDTTDELIELAEQVTPIPGGRELDMLLTAGERISMAVVAMALGNLGLEARSFTGSQAGVITDSAHGKARIIDVTPGRISQALEEGAIAIVAGFQGVSQDTKDITTLGRGGSDTTAVALAAALNADVCEIYTDVDGVFSADPRVVPTARKLARVSYEEMLEMAASGAKVLHLRCVEYARRFDLPVHVRSSFSQREGTWVTNTPRATEEGQDVEQPIISAVAHDRSEAKVTVVGVPDKPGEAAAVFRALADAGTNIDMIVQNVSSVATGRADISFSLPKSDGQTAVSALRKVQPTIGFDDILFDDAIGKVSLIGAGMRSHPGVSATFFDALAGAGVNVEIISTSEIRISVIVRADDLDAAVQALHTAFDLDATDEVATVYAGTGR; this comes from the coding sequence GTGGGCCTGGTCGTGCAGAAGTACGGCGGCTCGTCGGTCGCCGACGCCGAGAGCGTCAAGCGAGTCGCGCAGCGCATCGCCGCCACGAAGCGCGCCGGCAACGACGTCGTCGTTGTCGTCTCCGCGATGGGCGACACGACCGACGAGCTCATCGAGCTGGCCGAGCAGGTCACGCCGATCCCGGGCGGCCGTGAGCTGGACATGCTGCTGACCGCCGGCGAGCGCATCTCGATGGCCGTGGTCGCCATGGCGCTGGGCAACCTCGGCCTCGAGGCCCGGTCCTTCACCGGCAGCCAGGCCGGCGTCATCACCGACTCCGCGCACGGCAAGGCACGGATCATCGACGTCACGCCGGGCCGCATCTCGCAGGCGCTGGAGGAGGGCGCGATCGCGATCGTCGCCGGCTTCCAGGGCGTCAGCCAGGACACCAAGGACATCACCACGCTCGGCCGTGGCGGCTCCGACACCACGGCCGTCGCGCTCGCCGCGGCGCTGAACGCCGACGTCTGCGAGATCTACACCGACGTCGACGGCGTCTTCTCGGCCGACCCCCGGGTCGTGCCGACCGCCCGCAAGCTCGCCCGGGTGAGCTACGAGGAGATGCTCGAGATGGCCGCGAGCGGGGCCAAGGTGCTCCACCTGCGCTGTGTCGAGTACGCCCGCCGTTTCGACCTGCCCGTCCACGTGCGCTCGTCGTTCAGCCAGCGTGAGGGCACCTGGGTCACCAACACCCCGCGCGCAACCGAGGAAGGCCAGGACGTGGAGCAGCCGATCATCTCCGCCGTCGCTCACGACCGCAGCGAGGCCAAGGTCACGGTCGTCGGGGTGCCCGACAAGCCGGGCGAGGCCGCGGCGGTCTTCCGCGCGCTGGCCGACGCCGGCACGAACATCGACATGATCGTGCAGAACGTCTCCTCGGTCGCGACCGGCCGGGCCGACATCTCCTTCAGCCTGCCCAAGTCCGACGGCCAGACGGCGGTGTCCGCGCTGCGCAAGGTGCAGCCGACGATCGGCTTCGACGACATCCTGTTCGACGACGCCATCGGCAAGGTGTCGCTCATCGGCGCGGGCATGCGCTCCCACCCGGGCGTCTCCGCGACGTTCTTCGACGCCCTGGCCGGCGCCGGCGTCAACGTCGAGATCATCTCGACCTCCGAGATCCGGATCTCGGTGATCGTGCGCGCCGACGACCTCGACGCCGCGGTGCAGGCCCTGCACACGGCCTTCGACCTCGACGCCACCGACGAGGTCGCCACCGTCTACGCAGGGACCGGCCGATGA
- a CDS encoding ferredoxin reductase family protein, which produces MLWLAAYVLLVLAPMAFVLVAPDAARRSGLTNASDGIGFSALAMLALQLVLPARLRLFTRPFGVDVLLRFHRLIGGCALALAVLHVVLLMADDPGRLALLNPVTAPWRARAGVVATGALALLVALSLWRRPLRMPYEAWRGSHLLLGVLVVAAALGHVVGVGGYLGLGAVQASVAALAVLGAGAVFALRVARPFAAAGRPYQVEQVTPERGGATTLRLRAVGHGGVPFRPGQFAWLKTAGSPYALEEHPFSFASSAARPAQVELTVKAVGDFTTGVRALEPGSRVLLDGPHGSFSPARPDAAYVLVAGGIGITPVMSLLRTFADERDPRSLVLVYASRRWEDVTFREELDDLAGRLDLRVVHVLSDPPEGWPGERGRVEARLLARVLPADVRERNAFVCGPPPLVVATVEALRELGVPAEQVHAERFADV; this is translated from the coding sequence GTGCTCTGGCTGGCGGCGTACGTCCTGCTCGTGCTCGCGCCGATGGCCTTCGTGCTCGTGGCCCCCGACGCCGCCCGCCGCTCCGGCCTGACCAACGCCAGTGACGGCATCGGCTTCTCCGCCCTGGCGATGCTGGCCCTGCAGCTCGTCCTCCCGGCCCGGCTGCGGCTGTTCACCCGCCCCTTCGGCGTCGACGTCCTGCTCCGCTTCCACCGCCTGATCGGCGGCTGCGCGCTCGCCCTGGCCGTCCTGCACGTCGTCCTGCTGATGGCCGACGACCCCGGCCGGCTCGCCCTGCTGAACCCGGTCACCGCGCCGTGGCGGGCGCGCGCGGGCGTCGTCGCGACGGGCGCGCTGGCCCTGCTCGTGGCGTTGTCGCTGTGGCGGCGCCCGCTGCGTATGCCGTACGAGGCGTGGCGCGGGAGCCACCTGCTGCTCGGCGTGCTCGTGGTCGCCGCTGCGCTCGGGCACGTGGTGGGCGTCGGGGGCTACCTCGGCCTCGGGGCGGTCCAGGCGTCGGTCGCCGCCCTGGCCGTGCTCGGCGCGGGAGCGGTGTTCGCGCTGCGGGTCGCCCGGCCGTTCGCCGCGGCGGGACGGCCGTACCAGGTGGAGCAGGTCACCCCCGAGCGCGGCGGCGCGACCACGCTGCGGCTGCGCGCCGTGGGGCACGGGGGAGTGCCCTTCCGCCCCGGCCAGTTCGCCTGGCTGAAGACCGCCGGCTCGCCGTACGCCCTGGAGGAGCACCCCTTCTCGTTCGCCTCCAGCGCCGCCCGGCCGGCGCAGGTCGAGCTGACGGTGAAGGCCGTCGGCGACTTCACGACGGGCGTGCGCGCCCTCGAGCCCGGATCGCGGGTGCTGCTCGACGGCCCGCACGGGTCCTTCTCCCCGGCCCGGCCGGACGCCGCGTACGTCCTCGTGGCCGGCGGCATCGGGATCACGCCCGTGATGAGCCTGCTGCGGACGTTCGCGGACGAGCGCGACCCGCGCTCGCTCGTGCTCGTCTACGCCAGCCGGCGCTGGGAGGACGTGACGTTCCGCGAGGAGCTCGACGACCTGGCCGGACGGCTCGACCTGCGCGTGGTGCACGTGCTGTCCGACCCGCCCGAGGGCTGGCCGGGCGAGCGCGGGCGGGTCGAGGCGCGGCTGCTCGCCCGCGTGCTGCCGGCCGACGTCCGGGAGCGCAACGCCTTCGTCTGCGGGCCGCCTCCCCTCGTGGTCGCGACCGTCGAGGCCCTCCGGGAGCTCGGGGTGCCCGCCGAGCAGGTGCACGCGGAGCGGTTCGCCGACGTCTGA
- a CDS encoding DUF5063 domain-containing protein, giving the protein MSDPTTANWGGGYTPDLTTDFAGDEGPPVGPAEDWGDFAAEIADQVESFVLAVREIAAGESPETAVSLLLLQVSQVLLAGGRLGAVQDIVPDERFEPDTGDDADVEGIRSSLGNLLDPVDEYSEVFDPYGEPPEVVTTTLSDDLADVVSDLVHGLQHYKAGRHVEALWWWQFSYLSNWGSTASAALRALQSVVSHVRLDALADDPELAVEDRLLAETAASAVAPPQDFVPRTAP; this is encoded by the coding sequence ATGTCTGACCCGACCACTGCGAACTGGGGCGGGGGCTACACCCCCGACCTCACGACCGACTTCGCCGGGGACGAGGGGCCCCCGGTCGGCCCGGCCGAGGACTGGGGTGACTTCGCCGCCGAGATCGCCGACCAGGTCGAGAGCTTCGTCCTGGCCGTCCGCGAGATCGCCGCCGGCGAGAGCCCGGAGACCGCGGTCTCGCTGCTGCTGCTGCAGGTCTCGCAGGTGCTGCTGGCCGGCGGGCGGCTCGGGGCGGTGCAGGACATCGTCCCGGACGAGCGCTTCGAGCCGGACACCGGCGACGACGCCGACGTCGAGGGCATCCGGTCCTCGCTGGGCAACCTGCTCGACCCGGTCGACGAGTACTCCGAGGTGTTCGACCCGTACGGCGAGCCGCCGGAGGTCGTGACGACCACGCTCTCGGACGACCTCGCCGACGTCGTGTCCGACCTCGTCCACGGGCTCCAGCACTACAAGGCCGGGCGCCACGTCGAGGCGCTCTGGTGGTGGCAGTTCTCCTACCTGTCCAACTGGGGCTCCACCGCCAGCGCGGCGCTGCGCGCGCTGCAGTCGGTGGTGTCCCACGTACGCCTCGACGCCCTCGCGGACGACCCCGAGCTCGCGGTCGAGGACCGGCTGCTCGCCGAGACCGCGGCCAGCGCCGTCGCCCCGCCGCAGGACTTCGTCCCGCGCACCGCCCCCTGA
- the recR gene encoding recombination mediator RecR has protein sequence MYEGVVQDLIDELGRLPGVGPKSAQRIAFHLLAADPVDVRRLVVALEQVKEKVRFCRICGNVAEEDECRVCRDPRRDLAVICVVEEPKDVVAIERTREFRGRYHVLGGAISPIEGVGPDDLRIRELLARLADGTVTELILATDPNLEGEATATYLARLVKPMGLRVTRLASGLPVGGDLEYADEVTLGRAFEGRRLLDV, from the coding sequence GTGTACGAAGGGGTCGTCCAGGACCTCATCGACGAGCTGGGCCGGCTGCCCGGGGTCGGGCCGAAGAGCGCCCAGCGCATCGCGTTCCACCTGCTCGCGGCCGACCCGGTCGACGTGCGCCGGCTCGTCGTGGCGCTCGAGCAGGTCAAGGAGAAGGTCCGCTTCTGCCGCATCTGCGGCAACGTGGCCGAGGAGGACGAGTGCCGGGTCTGCCGTGACCCGCGCCGCGACCTCGCCGTCATCTGCGTGGTCGAGGAGCCCAAGGACGTCGTGGCGATCGAGCGCACCCGCGAGTTCCGCGGGCGCTACCACGTGCTGGGCGGGGCGATCAGCCCGATCGAGGGCGTGGGCCCGGACGACCTGCGCATCCGCGAGCTGCTGGCCCGGCTGGCGGACGGTACGGTCACCGAGCTCATCCTCGCCACCGACCCGAACCTCGAGGGCGAGGCCACTGCCACGTACCTCGCCCGGCTGGTGAAACCGATGGGACTTCGGGTAACCCGGCTCGCAAGCGGGCTCCCGGTGGGTGGCGACCTCGAATATGCCGACGAGGTCACGCTGGGGCGTGCGTTCGAAGGAAGGCGGCTGCTCGATGTCTGA
- a CDS encoding YbaB/EbfC family nucleoid-associated protein, with the protein MKKRPDVFPGDGSLDLQAVLRQAQQLQQQVLDAQAELAEAQVSGTSGGGLVTATVSGAGELLGLEISPEAVDPQDTETLADLVVAAVRDATTRAAELQARAMGPMSEGLGAAFPGGLPGGPALPGAE; encoded by the coding sequence GTGAAGAAGAGGCCCGACGTGTTCCCAGGTGACGGCTCGCTCGACCTGCAGGCCGTGCTGCGACAGGCCCAGCAGCTGCAGCAGCAGGTGCTCGACGCGCAGGCCGAGCTGGCCGAGGCGCAGGTCTCGGGCACCTCCGGCGGCGGGCTCGTCACGGCGACCGTGTCCGGCGCGGGCGAGCTGCTCGGCCTGGAGATCTCGCCCGAGGCGGTCGACCCGCAGGACACCGAGACCCTGGCCGACCTCGTGGTCGCCGCGGTCCGAGACGCCACGACGCGCGCGGCGGAGCTGCAGGCCCGGGCGATGGGCCCCATGAGCGAGGGGCTCGGTGCGGCCTTCCCCGGCGGGCTGCCGGGCGGCCCGGCGCTCCCGGGCGCCGAGTAG